A single region of the Kocuria rosea genome encodes:
- a CDS encoding protein kinase domain-containing protein, producing MRPSSSTVLGGRYALTDRIAIGGMGEVWKAKDRVLGRIVAVKILKEEYNGDPNFLQRFRAEARHTALLNHPGVANVFDYGEEEGSAFLVMELVPGEPLSNIIERQKTLAPDTVLNYIGQTARALAAAHAQGLVHRDVKPGNLIITPDNRVKVTDFGIARLADQVPLTATGQVMGTAQYLAPEQATGQTATGSSDIYSLGIIGYECLAGRRPFTGESQIAIALAQVNDPPPPLKDSVPETVRALLMSMLAKDPKDRPATAGALATAVDAIRRGDEDAAVAAVPGMRPFLDLPDDDATQAFEPVRDEPTQVLDRDRTAAAAATGAAAAGGPRPITAELDVVDGPEGPGEGPGEDPGTGPARPEERRERRSVWAWLLPVLLVLLLVAGLLWFFLLREPAPVSQEPSPTGTVSTSTVPGEPTPPAAEQPGADTVEVLAARYEGRPVDEVVQELSDLGFPVERQGRTADEEQNTVLSLNPVGQVARSTTITVVYSTGPDTVELPSGMVGRPADPLIDEIRLLGVNIIRYDETTEDAEPGTVLRTQPLGGSTVRPGDTIEMWVAAAPETTTAPTTGSPSPTATPTGPGQEG from the coding sequence CGTGGCCGTGAAGATCCTCAAGGAGGAGTACAACGGGGACCCGAACTTCCTGCAGCGCTTCCGCGCCGAGGCCCGGCACACCGCGCTCCTGAACCACCCCGGGGTGGCCAACGTCTTCGACTACGGCGAGGAGGAGGGCTCCGCCTTCCTCGTGATGGAGCTGGTCCCGGGCGAGCCGCTGTCCAACATCATCGAGCGGCAGAAGACGCTCGCCCCCGACACCGTGCTCAACTACATCGGGCAGACCGCACGGGCGCTGGCGGCCGCGCACGCCCAGGGCCTGGTGCACCGCGACGTGAAGCCCGGCAACCTCATCATCACTCCGGACAACCGGGTGAAAGTCACGGACTTCGGCATCGCCCGTCTCGCGGACCAGGTGCCCCTCACCGCCACCGGGCAGGTCATGGGCACCGCCCAGTACCTCGCGCCCGAACAGGCCACGGGTCAGACCGCCACGGGGTCCTCGGACATCTACTCGCTGGGCATCATCGGCTACGAGTGCCTGGCCGGGCGCCGCCCGTTCACCGGGGAGTCGCAGATCGCGATCGCCCTCGCGCAGGTCAACGACCCGCCGCCGCCGCTGAAGGACAGCGTGCCCGAGACCGTGCGGGCGCTGCTGATGTCGATGCTGGCGAAGGACCCCAAGGACCGCCCGGCCACGGCGGGCGCCCTGGCCACCGCCGTGGACGCCATCCGCCGCGGGGACGAGGACGCGGCGGTCGCGGCCGTCCCCGGGATGCGCCCCTTCCTCGACCTGCCCGACGACGACGCCACCCAGGCGTTCGAGCCCGTGCGCGACGAGCCGACGCAGGTGCTGGACCGGGACCGCACCGCGGCCGCCGCGGCGACCGGAGCCGCCGCCGCCGGCGGGCCACGGCCCATCACCGCCGAGCTGGACGTCGTCGACGGCCCGGAGGGCCCCGGGGAGGGCCCCGGGGAGGACCCCGGCACCGGTCCGGCCCGTCCCGAGGAGCGCCGGGAGCGCCGCTCGGTGTGGGCCTGGCTGCTGCCGGTGCTCCTGGTGCTGCTCCTCGTGGCGGGGCTGCTGTGGTTCTTCCTGCTGCGCGAGCCGGCGCCCGTGAGCCAGGAGCCCTCCCCCACGGGCACCGTCTCGACCTCGACGGTGCCCGGCGAGCCGACGCCCCCGGCGGCGGAGCAGCCCGGCGCGGACACCGTGGAGGTCCTCGCCGCCCGCTACGAGGGCCGGCCGGTGGACGAGGTGGTGCAGGAGCTCTCCGACCTGGGCTTCCCCGTGGAGCGGCAGGGCCGCACCGCGGACGAGGAGCAGAACACCGTCCTGTCCCTGAACCCCGTGGGCCAGGTGGCGCGGAGCACCACCATCACGGTGGTCTACTCGACCGGCCCGGACACCGTGGAGCTGCCCTCCGGGATGGTCGGCCGCCCGGCCGACCCGCTGATCGACGAGATCCGGCTCCTGGGCGTGAACATCATCCGCTACGACGAGACCACCGAGGACGCCGAGCCCGGGACCGTGCTGCGCACCCAGCCCCTGGGCGGGTCCACCGTCCGCCCCGGCGACACCATCGAGATGTGGGTCGCCGCGGCGCCCGAGACCACCACCGCCCCCACCACCGGATCGCCCTCGCCCACCGCGACACCGACCGGGCCCGGCCAGGAGGGCTGA
- a CDS encoding cell division protein CrgA translates to MPESKNRRKKPARRPGGSGRSTPAAAPPVDAELARLAAEGLPGGSTAFDPEAAANAVAQELTERSRHGSPETHAPTPTWYKAIMLGLLVAGLLWLIVYYLFQGTYPVPGIGTWNIGVGLALMMVGLIMTTKWR, encoded by the coding sequence GTGCCCGAGTCCAAGAACCGCCGCAAGAAGCCGGCCCGCCGTCCGGGCGGCTCCGGACGGTCGACGCCGGCCGCCGCCCCGCCCGTCGACGCGGAGCTGGCGCGGCTGGCGGCGGAGGGGCTGCCCGGCGGCTCCACCGCGTTCGACCCGGAGGCCGCCGCGAACGCGGTGGCGCAGGAGCTCACCGAGCGCTCCCGGCACGGCTCCCCGGAGACCCACGCCCCGACGCCCACCTGGTACAAGGCCATCATGCTGGGCCTGCTGGTGGCCGGGCTGCTGTGGCTCATCGTCTACTACCTCTTCCAGGGCACCTATCCCGTGCCCGGGATCGGCACGTGGAACATCGGGGTGGGCCTGGCCCTGATGATGGTGGGGCTGATCATGACCACGAAGTGGCGGTGA
- a CDS encoding phage holin family protein, producing the protein MSHPIPPSNAENRAEHESLGEMFKSLSTNLSTLIQQEIALAKAETTQAVQEAKQSAKDTGKGAGMLAGAGVAGHFVLLFLSLALMWGLSNLVGLAWSSVIVAVLWAVIAGILAAMGKKNLNEGKREMTEATQDPLPLTRETVSEIPDTVKPSKKENR; encoded by the coding sequence ATGAGCCATCCCATTCCCCCCTCGAACGCCGAGAACAGGGCGGAGCACGAGTCGCTCGGTGAGATGTTCAAGTCGCTGAGCACCAACCTCTCCACCCTCATCCAGCAGGAGATCGCGCTCGCCAAGGCCGAGACGACGCAGGCGGTGCAGGAGGCCAAGCAGTCCGCCAAGGACACGGGCAAGGGCGCCGGCATGCTCGCCGGGGCCGGCGTGGCCGGACACTTCGTCCTGCTCTTCCTGTCCCTCGCCCTCATGTGGGGACTGAGCAACCTCGTGGGCCTGGCCTGGTCCTCGGTCATCGTGGCCGTGCTCTGGGCCGTCATCGCCGGCATCCTCGCCGCGATGGGCAAGAAGAACCTCAACGAGGGCAAGCGGGAGATGACCGAGGCGACCCAGGATCCGCTGCCCCTCACCCGCGAGACCGTCTCCGAGATCCCGGACACCGTGAAGCCCTCCAAGAAGGAGAACCGATGA
- a CDS encoding YceI family protein — MSQLNGLVPGSWTFDPAHSEVGFTVRHAGISKVRGTFGEVDAQLEVTDPVESSTLNATVQMASIDTKNADRDAHVRSADFFAVEEHPTMTFTSTAVAFDGEEGTITGELTIKDVTRTVELATDFSGVVVDAFGVTRAGFSAETTISRKDFGITWNAAMEAGGVLVSDKVVISLDVAFTAPQNDPEETVEGQEAASAQA, encoded by the coding sequence ATGTCCCAGCTCAACGGTCTCGTCCCCGGTTCCTGGACCTTCGACCCCGCCCACTCCGAGGTCGGCTTCACCGTCCGCCACGCCGGCATCTCCAAGGTGCGCGGCACCTTCGGCGAGGTCGACGCGCAGCTCGAGGTCACCGACCCGGTCGAGAGCTCGACCCTGAACGCCACGGTCCAGATGGCGAGCATCGACACCAAGAACGCCGACCGCGACGCCCACGTGCGCAGCGCCGACTTCTTCGCGGTCGAGGAGCACCCCACGATGACCTTCACCTCGACCGCCGTGGCCTTCGACGGCGAGGAGGGCACGATCACCGGTGAGCTGACCATCAAGGACGTGACCCGCACCGTCGAGCTCGCCACCGACTTCAGCGGCGTGGTCGTCGACGCCTTCGGCGTGACCCGCGCCGGCTTCTCCGCCGAGACCACCATCTCCCGCAAGGACTTCGGCATCACCTGGAACGCCGCGATGGAGGCCGGCGGGGTCCTCGTCTCCGACAAGGTCGTCATCAGCCTCGACGTGGCGTTCACCGCGCCGCAGAACGACCCCGAGGAGACCGTCGAGGGCCAGGAGGCCGCCTCGGCCCAGGCCTGA
- a CDS encoding anthranilate synthase component II, whose product MTVKILVVDNYDSFVYTLVGYLEQLGAKTTVIRNDDLDETAACALADEHQGVLLSPGPGAPADAGVCTALIRHAERTGQPLLGVCLGHQALAEAYGGTVTHAEELMHGKTSRVEHNGTSVFGAVPSPFTATRYHSLAVVDQSVPDVLEVTARTPNGVIMGLRHKSAPLHGLQFHPESVLTEGGYLMLGNWLELVGLKGAARAAMSLSPLIAV is encoded by the coding sequence GTGACCGTCAAGATCCTCGTCGTGGACAACTACGACAGCTTCGTCTACACCCTCGTCGGCTACCTCGAGCAGCTCGGTGCGAAGACCACGGTCATCCGCAACGACGACCTCGACGAGACCGCCGCGTGCGCGCTCGCCGACGAGCACCAGGGCGTCCTCCTCTCGCCCGGCCCGGGCGCTCCCGCCGACGCCGGCGTGTGCACCGCCCTGATCCGCCACGCCGAGCGGACGGGGCAGCCGCTGCTCGGCGTCTGCCTCGGCCACCAGGCCCTCGCGGAGGCGTACGGGGGAACCGTCACCCACGCCGAGGAGCTCATGCACGGGAAGACCTCCCGGGTGGAGCACAACGGCACGAGCGTCTTCGGCGCCGTGCCCAGTCCGTTCACCGCGACCCGCTACCACTCGCTCGCCGTCGTGGACCAGTCCGTGCCCGACGTCCTCGAGGTCACCGCCCGCACCCCGAACGGGGTGATCATGGGGCTGCGCCACAAGAGCGCCCCGCTGCACGGGCTGCAGTTCCACCCGGAGTCCGTCCTCACCGAGGGCGGCTACCTCATGCTCGGCAACTGGCTCGAGCTCGTAGGGCTCAAGGGCGCGGCGCGGGCCGCCATGTCGCTGTCCCCGCTGATCGCCGTCTGA
- a CDS encoding alpha-ketoglutarate-dependent dioxygenase AlkB family protein, which translates to MIDPSTPFSAPELFELPRERAEIAPGAVHVPGWLGPEEQRDLVLRCREWAVGPVPMRHMVLPGGGRMSVRSTTLGWDWAPYRYLRTGERKRAPDMPPWLTELGRRAAREAYGPGSPDAQDYRPDTALVNFYDADARMGMHQDRDEASAAPIVSLSLGDTCVFRFGNTQTRSAPYRDVELRSGDLFVFGGPSRYAFHGVPRIRPGTGAAALGMKGGRLNLTLRMTGRSRPER; encoded by the coding sequence ATGATCGACCCCTCGACCCCGTTCTCGGCGCCCGAGCTGTTCGAGCTGCCCCGGGAGCGCGCGGAGATCGCCCCCGGCGCCGTCCACGTGCCGGGGTGGCTCGGGCCCGAGGAGCAGCGGGACCTGGTGCTCCGCTGCCGGGAGTGGGCCGTGGGCCCGGTGCCCATGCGGCACATGGTGCTCCCGGGCGGCGGCCGGATGTCGGTGCGCTCCACGACCCTGGGCTGGGACTGGGCGCCCTACCGCTATCTTCGCACCGGGGAGCGCAAGCGGGCACCGGACATGCCCCCGTGGCTGACCGAGCTGGGCCGCCGGGCCGCCCGGGAGGCCTACGGCCCCGGCAGCCCGGACGCGCAGGACTACCGGCCGGACACCGCCCTGGTGAACTTCTACGACGCGGACGCCCGGATGGGCATGCACCAGGACAGGGACGAGGCCTCCGCCGCGCCGATCGTCTCCCTCTCGCTCGGGGACACCTGCGTCTTCCGCTTCGGGAACACGCAGACCCGCTCGGCGCCGTACCGGGACGTGGAGCTGCGCAGCGGCGACCTCTTCGTCTTCGGCGGACCCTCCCGCTACGCGTTCCACGGGGTGCCGCGCATCCGCCCCGGCACGGGGGCGGCCGCGCTGGGCATGAAGGGCGGGCGGCTGAACCTGACCCTCCGGATGACGGGACGGTCCCGGCCGGAGCGCTGA
- a CDS encoding flavin reductase family protein, whose product MELPDPAPAHLIDPAAPDAEDVGAYRLLAADIASGVAVVAARHRRRDVAATVTGFLDVSYDPPTMLVSLFEEGRICDAVESSGAWTLSVLRRDQEGIANWLASPGNPVEGLLDGVPFRRAPRSGAPVLDGALAWFELSTVAVHTAATHRVVVGEVTAMGRGVAEAQADDPLVHYARGYRGLTR is encoded by the coding sequence ATGGAGCTCCCCGATCCCGCACCGGCCCACCTGATCGACCCGGCGGCGCCGGACGCCGAGGACGTCGGCGCCTACCGCCTGCTCGCCGCGGACATCGCCTCCGGCGTGGCGGTCGTGGCCGCCCGGCACCGGCGGCGGGACGTCGCCGCGACCGTGACCGGGTTCCTCGACGTCTCCTACGACCCGCCCACCATGCTCGTGAGCCTCTTCGAGGAGGGGCGGATCTGCGACGCGGTGGAGTCCTCCGGCGCGTGGACGCTCTCCGTGCTGCGCCGGGACCAGGAGGGCATCGCCAACTGGCTCGCGAGCCCCGGCAATCCGGTCGAGGGCCTGCTGGACGGCGTGCCCTTCCGGCGCGCGCCGCGCTCGGGGGCGCCCGTCCTGGACGGGGCGCTCGCGTGGTTCGAGCTCTCCACCGTGGCCGTGCACACCGCCGCGACGCACCGGGTCGTCGTCGGCGAGGTGACCGCGATGGGCCGCGGGGTCGCGGAGGCCCAGGCCGACGACCCGCTGGTGCACTACGCCCGCGGCTACCGGGGCCTGACCCGGTGA
- the pknB gene encoding Stk1 family PASTA domain-containing Ser/Thr kinase, translating into MPGRNPVPSLINDRYEVGETIGRGGMATVHLGRDLRLGRRVAIKVLRPELARDGTFHERFKREAQSVAALNHHSIVSVYDTGEILATTDEGVDRPFIVMEYVPGRTLRELIHENAVTPQEAVDITLGILDALEYSHRAGIVHRDIKPANVIVTPERQIKVMDFGIARAVEDTSPALTQAQAVLGTAQYLSPEQARGESVDARSDLYSAACVLFEMLTGRAPFVGGSSVDIAAQHVRDHPPAPSELDPRLGGRVDDFLAKALAKDRSARFQDAGQMRRALRELRPAVPGDLEATQPLHAVRQRDEDTKTLPPVPVPAGAAAPPTAAGTAVAAAPVPADDPGSGSTPARDRRRRPLRAALIGLLALAVLAVLGVVALQWVQDQRGGPALVAVPYVAGMDAAVAETALRNAELVPQREEVFDDEVPEGDAVGTDPTADTQVEEGSAVVLAVSRGPAEVEVPDDLAGRSEEDVRDALEAAGLEAGATRTANSPWVPQGMLVATDPAGGTTVPSGSEVQLVLSTGRVTVPQLVGLSRQEAVAALGADAVRLSSEVVTTPRAGVPAGQVVDQSVDAGQSAPQGSTITLTVAVAPEPEPAPEPSPSPTPSPSPEATEDEEEAEETAAPEEEESEPGSTPDDSAETSPEDSPETEARDDDEQDGIPQQAADRAREALEQGADRGPRRD; encoded by the coding sequence GTGCCGGGCCGGAACCCCGTCCCCTCCCTCATCAACGACCGCTACGAGGTGGGCGAGACCATCGGCCGCGGCGGGATGGCCACCGTCCACCTGGGGCGGGACCTGCGGCTGGGCCGGCGGGTGGCCATCAAGGTGCTGCGCCCCGAACTGGCCCGGGACGGCACCTTCCACGAGCGGTTCAAGCGCGAGGCCCAGTCCGTGGCCGCCCTGAACCACCACTCGATCGTCTCGGTCTACGACACGGGCGAGATCCTCGCGACGACCGACGAGGGCGTGGACCGGCCGTTCATCGTGATGGAGTACGTGCCCGGCCGGACCCTGCGGGAGCTGATCCACGAGAACGCCGTGACGCCCCAGGAGGCCGTGGACATCACCCTGGGCATCCTCGACGCCCTGGAGTACAGCCACCGGGCCGGCATCGTCCACCGGGACATCAAGCCCGCCAACGTGATCGTCACCCCCGAGCGGCAGATCAAGGTCATGGACTTCGGCATCGCCCGGGCCGTGGAGGACACCTCGCCGGCCCTGACCCAGGCCCAGGCCGTCCTCGGCACCGCGCAGTACCTGTCCCCGGAGCAGGCCCGGGGCGAGTCCGTGGACGCCCGCTCCGACCTCTACTCCGCCGCGTGCGTGCTCTTCGAGATGCTCACGGGCCGGGCGCCGTTCGTGGGCGGGTCCTCGGTGGACATCGCCGCCCAGCACGTCCGGGACCATCCCCCCGCGCCCTCCGAGCTGGACCCGCGGCTCGGCGGGCGCGTCGACGACTTCCTGGCGAAGGCCCTCGCCAAGGACCGCTCCGCCCGCTTCCAGGACGCCGGGCAGATGCGCCGGGCGCTGCGGGAGCTGCGCCCCGCGGTGCCGGGGGACCTGGAGGCCACCCAGCCCCTGCACGCGGTGCGGCAGCGGGACGAGGACACCAAGACCCTCCCGCCCGTCCCCGTGCCCGCCGGGGCGGCCGCTCCGCCGACGGCGGCGGGCACGGCGGTCGCCGCGGCGCCGGTGCCGGCGGACGACCCCGGCAGCGGCTCGACCCCTGCGCGGGACCGCCGACGGCGACCGCTGCGCGCGGCGCTGATCGGCCTGCTCGCCCTCGCGGTCCTCGCCGTCCTCGGGGTCGTGGCCCTCCAGTGGGTCCAGGACCAGCGCGGCGGACCCGCGCTCGTCGCCGTCCCCTACGTGGCGGGGATGGACGCGGCGGTGGCCGAGACGGCGCTGCGCAACGCGGAGCTCGTGCCGCAGCGCGAGGAGGTCTTCGACGACGAGGTGCCCGAGGGCGACGCCGTGGGCACCGATCCCACGGCCGACACACAGGTCGAGGAGGGCTCCGCCGTGGTCCTCGCGGTCTCGCGGGGGCCCGCCGAGGTGGAGGTCCCCGACGACCTCGCGGGCCGGTCCGAGGAGGACGTGCGGGACGCCCTGGAGGCCGCCGGGCTCGAGGCCGGGGCGACCCGCACGGCGAACAGCCCGTGGGTGCCCCAGGGGATGCTGGTCGCCACCGACCCGGCCGGCGGGACCACCGTTCCGAGCGGCTCGGAGGTGCAGCTCGTGCTGTCCACGGGGCGGGTGACCGTGCCGCAGCTCGTGGGCCTGAGCCGGCAGGAGGCGGTCGCGGCCCTCGGCGCGGACGCGGTCCGCCTCTCGTCCGAGGTCGTCACCACCCCCCGGGCCGGAGTGCCCGCCGGGCAGGTCGTGGACCAGAGCGTCGACGCCGGACAGTCCGCGCCGCAGGGCTCGACGATCACGCTCACCGTGGCGGTCGCCCCGGAGCCCGAGCCCGCTCCGGAGCCGAGCCCCTCGCCCACCCCGTCCCCCTCCCCGGAGGCGACCGAGGACGAGGAGGAGGCCGAGGAGACCGCCGCACCGGAGGAGGAGGAGTCCGAGCCCGGCAGCACCCCGGACGACTCCGCCGAGACGTCCCCGGAGGACTCCCCCGAGACCGAGGCGCGCGACGACGACGAGCAGGACGGGATCCCCCAGCAGGCGGCCGACCGGGCCCGCGAGGCGCTCGAGCAGGGCGCGGACCGAGGGCCCCGGCGCGACTGA
- a CDS encoding DUF3618 domain-containing protein — protein sequence MSQQNPEQIRADIEATRARLGSDVDAVAEKVTPERVVERQKDKVRGKVQDTVHGVRERVMGSSDDEFTVGGYSTGDVRDEAAYRADQARGAVQNAPATARAKTRGNPLAAGLIALGAGWLVGSLLPSTQKEQELVADAADRVQPHAQHAVESAKSAAQEVAQDLKEPAQEAAQSVKETAQSGAQEVKQQGQGEAQHLKSSAQDSAQSVRDETKNA from the coding sequence ATGAGCCAGCAGAACCCCGAACAGATCCGCGCCGACATCGAGGCCACCCGCGCTCGGCTCGGCTCCGACGTCGACGCCGTCGCGGAGAAGGTGACGCCCGAGCGCGTCGTCGAGCGGCAGAAGGACAAGGTCCGCGGCAAGGTCCAGGACACCGTGCACGGAGTGAGGGAGCGAGTCATGGGTTCTTCCGACGACGAGTTCACGGTGGGCGGCTACTCCACCGGCGACGTCCGGGACGAGGCGGCGTACCGCGCCGACCAGGCCCGCGGCGCCGTGCAGAACGCCCCGGCCACGGCCCGGGCGAAGACCCGGGGCAACCCGCTGGCCGCCGGTCTGATCGCCCTCGGCGCCGGCTGGCTCGTCGGCTCGCTGCTGCCCTCCACGCAGAAGGAGCAGGAGCTCGTCGCCGACGCGGCGGACCGGGTGCAGCCCCACGCCCAGCACGCGGTCGAGTCCGCGAAGAGCGCCGCGCAGGAGGTCGCCCAGGACCTGAAGGAGCCGGCGCAGGAGGCCGCGCAGTCCGTCAAGGAGACCGCGCAGTCGGGCGCCCAGGAGGTCAAGCAGCAGGGCCAGGGCGAGGCCCAGCACCTGAAGTCCTCCGCCCAGGACTCGGCGCAGTCCGTCAGGGACGAGACGAAGAACGCCTGA
- a CDS encoding GDSL-type esterase/lipase family protein, with amino-acid sequence MSSVTARRTVTALAAALALSGAAASPAAAAPRTVEVVNLGDSYSAAFGTGGLQAVEGVPGCVQGTGRDHVDKLDAHPRIEVTLDAACAGYETHEVRNLVAAQPVADALASADLATLTLGGNDIGWGGFVEACSAPAEAAYGPAPCDAKLAEAPALIASAAASAAETVAAVDAASDARIVVLGYPHLFDDRADSPLISAERAAQLNDWTDELNAALAAGVEEEGAVFVDVTDRFRGHGVGSADPWILFGPDAGSHNLHPTERGYLSGYFPGLLGQAARAR; translated from the coding sequence ATGTCCTCAGTCACCGCCCGACGCACCGTCACCGCCCTGGCCGCGGCGCTCGCCCTCTCGGGCGCGGCCGCCTCCCCCGCCGCCGCGGCCCCGCGCACCGTCGAGGTCGTCAACCTCGGCGACTCCTACTCCGCGGCCTTCGGCACGGGCGGGCTCCAGGCGGTCGAGGGCGTTCCCGGCTGCGTCCAGGGCACGGGACGGGACCACGTCGACAAGCTGGACGCGCACCCCCGGATCGAGGTGACCCTGGACGCGGCGTGCGCCGGCTACGAGACGCACGAGGTGCGGAACCTCGTCGCCGCGCAGCCGGTCGCCGACGCCCTCGCCTCGGCCGACCTGGCGACACTGACCCTCGGGGGCAACGACATCGGGTGGGGCGGGTTCGTCGAGGCGTGCAGCGCCCCCGCCGAGGCCGCCTACGGCCCGGCGCCGTGCGACGCCAAGCTCGCGGAGGCCCCCGCGCTCATCGCGTCCGCCGCCGCCTCCGCGGCCGAGACCGTCGCGGCCGTCGACGCCGCGTCGGACGCGCGCATCGTGGTGCTGGGCTATCCGCACCTCTTCGACGACCGTGCGGACAGCCCGCTGATCTCCGCCGAGCGGGCCGCCCAGCTCAACGACTGGACCGACGAGCTCAACGCGGCTCTCGCGGCGGGCGTGGAGGAGGAGGGCGCCGTCTTCGTGGACGTCACCGACCGCTTCCGCGGCCACGGCGTCGGCTCGGCGGACCCGTGGATCCTCTTCGGCCCCGACGCCGGCAGCCACAACCTGCACCCGACCGAGCGCGGGTACCTCTCCGGCTACTTCCCGGGGCTCCTCGGGCAGGCCGCCCGGGCCCGCTGA
- a CDS encoding LLM class flavin-dependent oxidoreductase, which translates to MPLPLSVIDFATVRKGASVGESFADSVRLAQHAERLGYLRVWYSEHHNMPTIASSAPAVLIAHVAAHTSTVRLGAGGVMLPNHSPLVIAEQFGTLAELHPGRIDLGLGRAPGTDLRTVRAMRRDPSAAEQFPQDVRELQGYLSGRSIVPGVSAVPGAGTDVPLTILGSSLFGAQLAAAYGLPYAFASHFAPDALVDAVAAYRAGFRPSEQLAEPYVVAAVNVIAADTAEDAAEQLGTARRERVRAMVGRGRELSEAELDMVMDSPAGQQILHMLHWSAAGTGDEVRSSLEDFAVTADADELMIAPASPTQEQVLRSLELLAGAWGQDAGTDLPSAASRL; encoded by the coding sequence GTGCCGCTGCCCCTGTCCGTCATCGACTTCGCCACCGTCCGCAAGGGCGCGTCCGTGGGCGAGAGCTTCGCCGACTCCGTGCGCCTCGCCCAGCACGCCGAGCGCCTGGGGTACCTGCGGGTCTGGTACTCGGAGCACCACAACATGCCCACGATCGCCTCCTCGGCCCCGGCCGTGCTGATCGCCCACGTCGCCGCGCACACCTCCACCGTCCGCCTGGGCGCGGGCGGCGTCATGCTGCCCAACCACTCCCCCCTCGTGATCGCGGAGCAGTTCGGCACGCTCGCCGAGCTGCACCCCGGACGGATCGACCTGGGCCTGGGCCGGGCCCCCGGCACGGACCTGCGGACGGTGCGGGCCATGCGCCGGGACCCCTCCGCCGCCGAGCAGTTCCCGCAGGACGTCCGCGAGCTGCAGGGCTATCTCAGCGGCCGCTCGATCGTCCCGGGCGTCAGCGCCGTGCCGGGCGCCGGGACGGACGTGCCCCTCACGATCCTGGGCTCCTCGCTGTTCGGCGCCCAGCTCGCCGCCGCCTACGGGCTGCCCTACGCCTTCGCCTCCCACTTCGCCCCCGACGCGCTCGTGGACGCCGTGGCCGCCTACCGCGCCGGGTTCCGTCCCTCCGAGCAGCTCGCGGAGCCGTACGTCGTCGCGGCCGTCAACGTCATCGCCGCGGACACCGCCGAGGACGCCGCCGAACAGCTCGGGACCGCCCGGCGCGAACGGGTGCGCGCCATGGTGGGCCGCGGCCGCGAGCTGAGCGAGGCTGAGCTGGACATGGTGATGGACAGCCCCGCCGGGCAGCAGATCCTGCACATGCTGCACTGGTCGGCCGCGGGCACGGGCGACGAGGTCCGGTCCTCCCTGGAGGACTTCGCGGTCACGGCGGACGCCGACGAGCTCATGATCGCCCCCGCGTCCCCCACCCAGGAGCAGGTGCTGCGCTCCCTCGAGCTCCTGGCCGGGGCCTGGGGTCAGGACGCCGGGACAGACCTTCCCTCCGCCGCGTCGCGACTGTAA
- a CDS encoding flavin reductase family protein — translation MAAQHHERRPRRGHGDDAPAGGAPEQSPARTPERTAEEPRLSAVPRPGPPAERAAASVADLEVPADHLQDLEHVGEAFKAAFAHHPAGVAIITARGPEGPVGLTASSVSSVSAVPPILGFSLQARQGSAALLAEADSFLVHLLDAENLDLARSFAVSGAPRFGADMPWEYLETGEPRLLNVARVLRAVPLARIKAGPALVFNAAVVDVLGHEGTGVPLVYHRRRFHELNDRSALDPEA, via the coding sequence ATGGCGGCCCAGCACCACGAACGCCGGCCTCGTCGGGGGCACGGCGACGACGCGCCGGCCGGCGGCGCACCGGAGCAGAGCCCTGCGCGGACGCCCGAGCGGACGGCGGAGGAGCCGCGGCTGAGCGCGGTCCCGCGGCCCGGCCCCCCGGCCGAGCGCGCGGCCGCGTCGGTCGCCGACCTCGAGGTCCCGGCAGACCACCTCCAGGACCTGGAGCACGTGGGCGAGGCGTTCAAGGCGGCCTTCGCCCACCACCCCGCGGGGGTCGCGATCATCACCGCGCGGGGCCCCGAGGGGCCGGTGGGCCTGACGGCGTCCTCGGTGTCCTCCGTGTCGGCCGTGCCGCCGATCCTCGGCTTCTCCCTGCAGGCCCGTCAGGGCTCGGCCGCGCTGCTGGCCGAGGCCGACTCCTTCCTGGTGCACCTGCTGGACGCCGAGAACCTCGACCTCGCCCGGTCCTTCGCCGTCTCCGGGGCGCCGCGCTTCGGGGCGGACATGCCCTGGGAGTACCTGGAGACGGGGGAGCCCCGGCTGCTCAACGTCGCCCGGGTCCTGCGCGCGGTCCCGCTGGCCCGGATCAAGGCCGGGCCCGCCCTCGTGTTCAACGCCGCCGTGGTCGACGTCCTCGGCCACGAGGGCACGGGCGTCCCCCTCGTCTACCACCGCCGCCGGTTCCACGAGCTCAACGACCGCTCCGCCCTGGACCCCGAGGCCTGA